From Lemur catta isolate mLemCat1 chromosome 19, mLemCat1.pri, whole genome shotgun sequence, a single genomic window includes:
- the VSIG10L gene encoding V-set and immunoglobulin domain-containing protein 10-like isoform X1 → MGAGPGSRSSVLSSTTSTMDTWRVLPLFLLLASGVGIPALRASSGPQQTNFSSAFSSDSENSSQGLGSEVPSIKPPNLKFLDQSSSSKAPAGISDSDWFPETLNSNNASGSFWSNIYAEGQDLSPDAIPGSEVLPDTSDPQVPVKDPKPPFSAKTPASNISAQVPDTTASVEVPDSKDLELFDHSLESKVSAETHPAASFPQQVGGPLAVLVGTTIWLPLVPVPSPGPPAPLVVWRRGSKVLAAGGLGPGAPLISVDPVHRDRLRFDQARGGLELASAQLDDAGVYTAEVIRAGVSQQTREFTVGVYEPLPQLSVQPKAPETEEGAAELRLRCVGWEPSRGVLSWSQNGRALEATAPEGAEPPRIRSEGDQLLIARPVRGDHARYTCSVRSPFGRTEAAADVRVFYGPDPPVITVSSDRDATPAHYVTAGSNVTLRCTAASRPPADIAWSLADPAEAAVPAGPQLLLPAVGPGHAGAYACLAANPRTGRRRRSLLNLTVADLPPGSPQCSVEGGPGDRSLRFRCSWPGGVPAASLQFQGLPEGVRAGPVPSALLAAVPVHPRLSGVPITCLARHLVATRTCTVTPEAPQEVLLHPLVEDRQSGEAEVALEASGCPPPSRASWAREGRPLAPGGGSRLQLSQDGRKLLFGNFSLDWDLGNYSVLCSGALGAGGDQITLIGPSISSWRLQRARDAAVLTWDVERGALISGFEIQARPEGPGPGRTPAYRDWVSLLTLGPQERSAVVPLRPRNPGSWVLRILPTLGGQPGIPSQSRIYRAGPTLGPGAIAGIVLGSLLGLALLAALLLLCICCLCRFRGRTPQKKKHPLTLAPVVTPPEKKQQSVTPVQSSWPLPFKVPLGDPSPTKPYQVSATGPSPVVSSGVGTKTVRAATQV, encoded by the exons ATGGGCGCAGGCCCTGGGTCTCGCTCCAGTGTCCTCTCGAGCACGACCAGTACCATGGACACCTGGCGGGTTCTGCCACTCTTCCTACTCTTGG CCTCCGGAGTAGGGATCCCCGCCCTCAGAGCCTCCTCTGGACCTCAGCAAACCAatttctcctctgccttctcttcGGACTCAGAAAACTCTTCCCAGGGGCTGGGTTCGGAAGTTCCCTCCATCAAACCTCCCAACCTGAAGTTTCTGGATCAGTCTTCCAGTTCAAAAGCCCCTGCTGGAATCTCTGATTCCGACTGGTTTCCTGAGACCCTGAATTCCAACAATGCGTCTGGGTCCTTCTGGTCAAATATTTATGCTGAGGGTCAAGATTTGAGCCCAGATGCCATTCCTGGTTCCGAAGTACTTCCTGATACTTCAGATCCTCAAGTTCCTGTCAAAGACCCCAAGCCTCCTTTCTCTGCTAAGACCCCAGCTTCAAACATTTCTGCTCAAGTTCCCGATACCACAGCGTCTGTTGAGGTCCCAGATTCAAAAGATCTTGAACTCTTTGACCACAGTCTGGAATCGAAAGTTTCCGCAGAGACCCACCCAGCTGCAAGCTTCCCCCAGCAGGTGGGGGGGCCTCTTGCAGTGCTGGTGGGGACCACTATCTGGCTCCCCCTGGtcccagtccccagccctggccctcctgcccctctggtGGTCTGGCGCCGGGGCTCCAAGGTTCTGgcagctgggggcctggggccagggGCTCCTCTGATCAGCGTGGACCCTGTTCACCGGGACCGCCTGCGGTTTGACCAGGCCAGAGGGGGTCTGGAACTTGCCTCTGCCCAGCTGGATGATGCCGGGGTCTACACGGCTGAGGTCATCAGGGCAGGGGTCTCCCAGCAGACTCGGGAGTTCACAGTGGGTGTGTATG AGCCCCTACCCCAGCTGTCGGTGCAGCCCAAGGCCCCCGAGACAGAGGAGGGGGCGGCTGAGCTCCGGCTGCGCTGCGTGGGGTGGGAGCCAAGTCGCGGGGTGCTGAGCTGGAGCCAGAACGGACGCGCCCTGGAGGCGACGGCCCCCGAGGGAGCTGAGCCGCCCCGGATCCGCTCCGAGGGCGACCAGCTGCTCATCGCGCGCCCTGTGCGCGGCGACCACGCCCGGTACACTTGCAGCGTCCGCAGCCCCTTCGGCCGCACGGAGGCTGCGGCGGACGTCAGGGTCTTCT ATGGCCCGGATCCGCCGGTCATCACGGTTTCCTCGGACCGCGACGCCACCCCTGCCCACTATGTCACCGCGGGCAGCAACGTGACCCTGCGCTGCACCGCCGCCTCGCGGCCGCCCGCCGACATCGCATGGAGCCTGGCGGACCCGGCCGAGGCCGCGGTGCCCGCGGGGCCGCAGCTGCTGCTGCCCGCGGTCGGGCCGGGCCACGCCGGCGCCTACGCCTGCCTCGCCGCGAACCCGCGcaccggccgccgccgccgctctcTGCTCAACCTCACGGTGGCCG ATCTGCCCCCCGGGTCCCCACAGTGCTCCGTGGAAGGGGGTCCCGGGGACCGCAGCCTCCGCTTCCGCTGCTCGTGGCCGGGCGGGGTCCCTGCCGCGTCCCTGCAGTTCCAGGGTCTCCCCGAAGGCGTCCGCGCGGGGCCGGTGCCCTCCGCGCTCCTGGCCGCCGTCCCGGTCCACCCCCGGCTCAGCGGCGTCCCCATCACCTGCCTTGCTCGCCACCTGGTGGCCACGCGCACCTGCACCGTCACCCCGG AGGCCCCCCAAGAGGTGCTGCTACATCCGCTGGTGGAGGACAGACAGTcgggggaggcagaggtggcaCTGGAGGCCTCTGGTTGTCCCCCACCCTCACGAGCATCCTGGGCCCGGGAAGGGCGGCCGCTGGCTCCAGGGGGTGGGAGTCGCCTGCAGCTCAGTCAAGATGGGAGGAAGCTCCTCTTCGGCAACTTCAGCCTGGATTGGGACTTGGGAAATTACTCCGTGCTGTGCAGTGGGGCGCTGGGTGCTGGGGGCGACCAGATCACCCTCATTG GACCCTCCATCTCCTCGTGGAGGCTTCAAAGAGCCCGGGATGCAGCAGTGCTGACTTGGGATGTGGAGCGAGGGGCCCTGATCAGTGGTTTTGAGATCCAAGCACGGCCAGAGGGGCCTGGCCCGGGCAGAACTCCTGCCTACAGGGACTGGGTCTCCCTGCTCACCCTGGGGCCCCAGGAGCGGTCAGCTGTGGTGCCTCTTCGACCACGGAACCCTGGGTCCTGGGTCTTGCGTATCCTGCCCACCCTGGGTGGCCAGCCAGGGATTCCATCACAAAGCCGGATCTACCGTGCTG gacccaccctgggccccgGGGCCATCGCTGGCATCGTCCTGGGCTCCCTACTGGGCCTGGCACTGCTGGCAGCGCTTCTCCTCCTGTGCATCTGCTGCCTGTGCCGCTTTCGGG GAAGGACTCCTCAGAAGAAGAAGCATCCCCTCACTTTGGCCCCCGTGGTCACCCCACCAGAAAAGAAACAGCAGAGTGTGACCCCAGTGCAGAGCTCATGGCCTCTGCCCTTCAAAGTCCCGCTGGGGGACCCTAGCCCAACCAAGCCCTACCAAGTGAGT
- the ETFB gene encoding electron transfer flavoprotein subunit beta — MAELRALVAVKRVIDYAVKIRVKPDRTGVVTDGVKHSMNPFCEIAVEEAVRLKEKKLVKEVIAVSCGPAQCQETIRTALAMGADRGIHVEVPAPEAERLGPLQVARVLAKLAEKEKVDLVLLGKQAIDDDCNQTGQMTAGFLDWPQGTFASQVTLEGDKVKVEREVDGGLETVRLKLPAVVTADLRLNEPRYATLPNIMKAKKKKIEVVKAGDLGVDLTSKLSVVSVEDPPQRTAGVKVETTEDLVAKLREIGRI, encoded by the exons ATGGCGGAGCTGCGCGCGCTCGTGGCTGTCAAGAGGGTCATCGACTACGCCGTGAAG ATCCGGGTGAAGCCCGACAGGACGGGTGTGGTCACGGACGGTGTGAAGCACTCCATGAACCCCTTCTGCGAGATCGCCGTGGAGGAGGCCGTGCGGCTCAAGGAGAAGAAGCTGGTGAAGGAGGTGATCGCTGTCAGCTGCGGTCCTGCACAGTGCCAG GAGACCATCCGCACTGCCCTGGCCATGGGTGCAGACCGAGGCATTCACGTGGAGGTGCCAGCTCCAGAGGCGGAACGCTTGGGTCCCCTGCAGGTGGCCCGGGTCCTGGCCAAGCTGGCAGAGAAGGAGAAGGTGGACCTGGTGCTGCTGGGCAAGCAG GCCATCGATGATGACTGTAACCAGACAGGGCAGATGACAGCCGGCTTTCTGGACTGGCCACAG GGAACATTCGCCTCCCAGGTGACACTGGAAGGGGACAAGGTGAAAGTGGAGCGGGAGGTTGACGGGGGCCTGGAGACTGTGCGCCTGAAGCTGCCTGCCGTGGTGACCGCCGATCTGAGGCTCAACGAGCCCCGCTATGCCACGTTGCCCAACATCATG AAAGCCAAGAAGAAGAAGATTGAAGTGGTCAAGGCTGGGGACCTAGGCGTGGACCTGACCTCCAAGCTCTCCGTGGTCAGTGTGGAGGACCCGCCCCAGCGCACAGCCGGCGTCAAGGTGGAGACCACCGAGGACCTGGTGGCCAAGCTGAGGGAGATCGGGCGGATCTGA
- the CLDND2 gene encoding claudin domain-containing protein 2 — MAGETLAKGSCLRGMGVKRCLQSGGALLSFLANILTVLSTATNYWIHHHEGHSGLWQECNHGICSNIPCQTTLAVTGACMVLAAGFGITGLAMGLRIRCFEGESLRGQTTSALHFLCGLLLLIALTGYTVKNAWKNDVFFSWSYFSGWLALPFSILAGLCFLLADMIVQSTDAISGFPVCL, encoded by the exons CTGCCTCCGTGGCATGGGGGTGAAGCGGTGCCTTCAGAGTGGGGGCGCTTTGCTCAGCTTCTTGGCCAACATCCTCACGGTGCTCTCCACTGCCACCAACTACTGGATCCACCACCACGAGGGCCACAGCGGCCTGTGGCAGGAGTGTAATCACGGCATCTGCTCCAACATACCCTGCCAGA CCACGCTGGCCGTGACCGGGGCGTGCATGGTGCTGGCGGCGGGCTTCGGCATCACAGGCCTGGCGATGGGGCTGCGGATTCGGTGCTTCGAGGGCGAGTCGCTGCGGGGCCAGACTACGAGCGCCCTCCACTTCCTCTGCG GACTGCTGCTGCTGATCGCCTTGACAGGCTACACGGTGAAGAATGCGTGGAAGAACGACGTCTTCTTCTCCTGGTCCTACTTTTCTGGGTGGCTGGCTTTACCCTTCTCAATTCTCGCGG GCTTATGCTTTCTGCTGGCAGACATGATCGTGCAGAGCACCGACGCCATCAGTGGATTCCCCGTGTGCCTGTGA
- the VSIG10L gene encoding V-set and immunoglobulin domain-containing protein 10-like isoform X2: MGAGPGSRSSVLSSTTSTMDTWRVLPLFLLLASGVGIPALRASSGPQQTNFSSAFSSDSENSSQGLGSEVPSIKPPNLKFLDQSSSSKAPAGISDSDWFPETLNSNNASGSFWSNIYAEGQDLSPDAIPGSEVLPDTSDPQVPVKDPKPPFSAKTPASNISAQVPDTTASVEVPDSKDLELFDHSLESKVSAETHPAASFPQQVGGPLAVLVGTTIWLPLVPVPSPGPPAPLVVWRRGSKVLAAGGLGPGAPLISVDPVHRDRLRFDQARGGLELASAQLDDAGVYTAEVIRAGVSQQTREFTVGVYEPLPQLSVQPKAPETEEGAAELRLRCVGWEPSRGVLSWSQNGRALEATAPEGAEPPRIRSEGDQLLIARPVRGDHARYTCSVRSPFGRTEAAADVRVFYGPDPPVITVSSDRDATPAHYVTAGSNVTLRCTAASRPPADIAWSLADPAEAAVPAGPQLLLPAVGPGHAGAYACLAANPRTGRRRRSLLNLTVADLPPGSPQCSVEGGPGDRSLRFRCSWPGGVPAASLQFQGLPEGVRAGPVPSALLAAVPVHPRLSGVPITCLARHLVATRTCTVTPEAPQEVLLHPLVEDRQSGEAEVALEASGCPPPSRASWAREGRPLAPGGGSRLQLSQDGRKLLFGNFSLDWDLGNYSVLCSGALGAGGDQITLIGPSISSWRLQRARDAAVLTWDVERGALISGFEIQARPEGPGPGRTPAYRDWVSLLTLGPQERSAVVPLRPRNPGSWVLRILPTLGGQPGIPSQSRIYRAGPTLGPGAIAGIVLGSLLGLALLAALLLLCICCLCRFRGRTPQKKKHPLTLAPVVTPPEKKQQSVTPVQSSWPLPFKVPLGDPSPTKPYQATGPSPVVSSGVGTKTVRAATQV; the protein is encoded by the exons ATGGGCGCAGGCCCTGGGTCTCGCTCCAGTGTCCTCTCGAGCACGACCAGTACCATGGACACCTGGCGGGTTCTGCCACTCTTCCTACTCTTGG CCTCCGGAGTAGGGATCCCCGCCCTCAGAGCCTCCTCTGGACCTCAGCAAACCAatttctcctctgccttctcttcGGACTCAGAAAACTCTTCCCAGGGGCTGGGTTCGGAAGTTCCCTCCATCAAACCTCCCAACCTGAAGTTTCTGGATCAGTCTTCCAGTTCAAAAGCCCCTGCTGGAATCTCTGATTCCGACTGGTTTCCTGAGACCCTGAATTCCAACAATGCGTCTGGGTCCTTCTGGTCAAATATTTATGCTGAGGGTCAAGATTTGAGCCCAGATGCCATTCCTGGTTCCGAAGTACTTCCTGATACTTCAGATCCTCAAGTTCCTGTCAAAGACCCCAAGCCTCCTTTCTCTGCTAAGACCCCAGCTTCAAACATTTCTGCTCAAGTTCCCGATACCACAGCGTCTGTTGAGGTCCCAGATTCAAAAGATCTTGAACTCTTTGACCACAGTCTGGAATCGAAAGTTTCCGCAGAGACCCACCCAGCTGCAAGCTTCCCCCAGCAGGTGGGGGGGCCTCTTGCAGTGCTGGTGGGGACCACTATCTGGCTCCCCCTGGtcccagtccccagccctggccctcctgcccctctggtGGTCTGGCGCCGGGGCTCCAAGGTTCTGgcagctgggggcctggggccagggGCTCCTCTGATCAGCGTGGACCCTGTTCACCGGGACCGCCTGCGGTTTGACCAGGCCAGAGGGGGTCTGGAACTTGCCTCTGCCCAGCTGGATGATGCCGGGGTCTACACGGCTGAGGTCATCAGGGCAGGGGTCTCCCAGCAGACTCGGGAGTTCACAGTGGGTGTGTATG AGCCCCTACCCCAGCTGTCGGTGCAGCCCAAGGCCCCCGAGACAGAGGAGGGGGCGGCTGAGCTCCGGCTGCGCTGCGTGGGGTGGGAGCCAAGTCGCGGGGTGCTGAGCTGGAGCCAGAACGGACGCGCCCTGGAGGCGACGGCCCCCGAGGGAGCTGAGCCGCCCCGGATCCGCTCCGAGGGCGACCAGCTGCTCATCGCGCGCCCTGTGCGCGGCGACCACGCCCGGTACACTTGCAGCGTCCGCAGCCCCTTCGGCCGCACGGAGGCTGCGGCGGACGTCAGGGTCTTCT ATGGCCCGGATCCGCCGGTCATCACGGTTTCCTCGGACCGCGACGCCACCCCTGCCCACTATGTCACCGCGGGCAGCAACGTGACCCTGCGCTGCACCGCCGCCTCGCGGCCGCCCGCCGACATCGCATGGAGCCTGGCGGACCCGGCCGAGGCCGCGGTGCCCGCGGGGCCGCAGCTGCTGCTGCCCGCGGTCGGGCCGGGCCACGCCGGCGCCTACGCCTGCCTCGCCGCGAACCCGCGcaccggccgccgccgccgctctcTGCTCAACCTCACGGTGGCCG ATCTGCCCCCCGGGTCCCCACAGTGCTCCGTGGAAGGGGGTCCCGGGGACCGCAGCCTCCGCTTCCGCTGCTCGTGGCCGGGCGGGGTCCCTGCCGCGTCCCTGCAGTTCCAGGGTCTCCCCGAAGGCGTCCGCGCGGGGCCGGTGCCCTCCGCGCTCCTGGCCGCCGTCCCGGTCCACCCCCGGCTCAGCGGCGTCCCCATCACCTGCCTTGCTCGCCACCTGGTGGCCACGCGCACCTGCACCGTCACCCCGG AGGCCCCCCAAGAGGTGCTGCTACATCCGCTGGTGGAGGACAGACAGTcgggggaggcagaggtggcaCTGGAGGCCTCTGGTTGTCCCCCACCCTCACGAGCATCCTGGGCCCGGGAAGGGCGGCCGCTGGCTCCAGGGGGTGGGAGTCGCCTGCAGCTCAGTCAAGATGGGAGGAAGCTCCTCTTCGGCAACTTCAGCCTGGATTGGGACTTGGGAAATTACTCCGTGCTGTGCAGTGGGGCGCTGGGTGCTGGGGGCGACCAGATCACCCTCATTG GACCCTCCATCTCCTCGTGGAGGCTTCAAAGAGCCCGGGATGCAGCAGTGCTGACTTGGGATGTGGAGCGAGGGGCCCTGATCAGTGGTTTTGAGATCCAAGCACGGCCAGAGGGGCCTGGCCCGGGCAGAACTCCTGCCTACAGGGACTGGGTCTCCCTGCTCACCCTGGGGCCCCAGGAGCGGTCAGCTGTGGTGCCTCTTCGACCACGGAACCCTGGGTCCTGGGTCTTGCGTATCCTGCCCACCCTGGGTGGCCAGCCAGGGATTCCATCACAAAGCCGGATCTACCGTGCTG gacccaccctgggccccgGGGCCATCGCTGGCATCGTCCTGGGCTCCCTACTGGGCCTGGCACTGCTGGCAGCGCTTCTCCTCCTGTGCATCTGCTGCCTGTGCCGCTTTCGGG GAAGGACTCCTCAGAAGAAGAAGCATCCCCTCACTTTGGCCCCCGTGGTCACCCCACCAGAAAAGAAACAGCAGAGTGTGACCCCAGTGCAGAGCTCATGGCCTCTGCCCTTCAAAGTCCCGCTGGGGGACCCTAGCCCAACCAAGCCCTACCAA